A DNA window from Jaculus jaculus isolate mJacJac1 chromosome 1, mJacJac1.mat.Y.cur, whole genome shotgun sequence contains the following coding sequences:
- the Cry2 gene encoding cryptochrome-2 — translation MFLLQSLEDLDTSLRKLNSRLFVVRGQPADVFPRLFKEWGVTRLTFEYDSEPFGKERDAAIMKMAKEAGVEVVTENSHTLYELDRIIELNGQKPPLTYKRFQAIISRMELPKKPVGVVSSQQMESCRAEIQENHDDTYGVPSLEELGFPTEGLGPAVWQGGETEALARLDKHLERKAWVANYERPRMNANSLLASPTGLSPYLRFGCLSCRLFYYRLWDLYKKVKRNSTPPLSLFGQLLWREFFYTAATNNPRFDRMEGNPICIQIPWDRNPEALAKWAEGKTGFPWIDAIMTQLRQEGWIHHLARHAVACFLTRGDLWVSWESGVRVFDELLLDADFSVNAGSWMWLSCSAFFQQFFHCYCPVGFGRRTDPSGDYIRRYLPKLKGFPSRYIYEPWNAPESVQKAAKCIIGIDYPRPIVNHAETSRLNIERMKQIYQQLSRYRGLCLLASVPSCVEDLSHPGAEPSSSQTGNISSTGPRPLTSGPASPKRKLEAAEEPPGEELSKRARVADLPVPELPSKDA, via the exons GTTCCTGCTGCAGTCTCTGGAAGATCTGGACACAAGCTTGAGGAAACTGAACTCCCGGCTGTTTGTTGTCCGGGGACAGCCAGCTGACGTGTTTCCAAGGCTATTCAAG GAATGGGGGGTGACTCGATTGACGTTTGAATATGACTCTGAGCCCTTTGGGAAAGAACGGGACGCTGCCATTATGAAGATGGCCAAAGAGGCTGGTGTGGAGGTGGTGACCGAAAACTCTCATACCCTCTATGAGCTGGATAG GATCATTGAGCTGAACGGGCAGAAGCCGCCTCTTACCTACAAGCGCTTTCAGGCCATCATCAGCCGCATGGAGCTGCCTAAGAAGCCCGTGGGCGTGGTGAGCAGCCAGCAGATGGAGAGCTGCAGGGCTGAGATCCAGGAGAACCACGACGACACCTACGGCGTGCCCTCCCTGGAGGAGCTGG GGTTCCCCACTGAAGGACTTGGCCCAGCTGTCTGGCAAGGAGGAGAGACAGAAGCTCTAGCCCGCCTGGATAAGCACTTGGAACGGAAG GCCTGGGTTGCTAACTATGAGAGACCCCGGATGAATgccaactccctgctggccagccCCACGGGCCTCAGCCCCTACTTGCGCTTTGGTTGCCTCTCCTGCCGCCTCTTCTACTATCGCCTGTGGGACCTGTATAAAAAG GTGAAGCGGAACAGCACACCCCCTCTCTCCTTATTTGGGCAACTCCTGTGGCGAGAGTTTTTCTACACAGCAGCCACCAACAACCCCAGGTTTGACCGCATGGAGGGGAACCCCATCTGCATCCAGATCCCCTGGGACCGTAATCCCGAGGCCCTGGCCAAGTGGGCCGAGGGCAAGACAGGCTTCCCTTGGATTGACGCCATCATGacccagctgaggcaggagggctggaTCCACCACCTGGCCCGACATGCTGTGGCCTGCTTCCTCACCCGCGGGGACCTCTGGGTCAGCTGGGAGAGCGGGGTCCGG GTATTTGATGAGCTGCTCCTGGACGCAGATTTCAGCGTGAATGCAGGCAGCTGGATGTGGCTGTCCTGCAGTGCTTTCTTCCAGCAGTTCTTCCACTGCTACTGCCCCGTGGGCTTTGGCCGCCGCACAGACCCCAGTGGAGACTATATCAG GCGATACCTGCCCAAGTTAAAAGGGTTCCCCTCTCGCTACATCTACGAGCCATGGAATGCCCCAGAATCAGTTCAGAAGGCCGCCAAGTGCATCATTGGTATAGACTACCCACGACCCATCGTCAACCATGCTGAGACCAGCCGGCTCAACATTGAGCGCATGAAGCAGATCTACCAGCAGCTGTCACGCTACCGGGGTCTTT GTCTGCTGGCATCTGTCCCTTCCTGTGTGGAAGATCTCAGCCACCCTGGGGCAGAGCCCAGCTCAAGCCAGACTGGGAACATCAGCAGCACAG GCCCCCGACCACTCACCAGTGGCCCAGCGTCCCCCAAGCGCAAGCTGGAAGCAGCCGAGGAGCCACCTGGTGAAGAACTCAGCAAACGGGCCCGGGTAGCAGACCTGCCTGTCCCAGAGCTGCCCAGCAAGGATGCCTGA